A genomic segment from Pelobates fuscus isolate aPelFus1 chromosome 7, aPelFus1.pri, whole genome shotgun sequence encodes:
- the NMNAT2 gene encoding nicotinamide/nicotinic acid mononucleotide adenylyltransferase 2, with translation MTETAKTHVILLSCGSFNPITKGHIQMFERARDYLHKSGRYIVIGGIISPVHDSYGKQGLVSSRHRLNMCQLAVQNSDWIRVDPWECYQDTWQTTCSVLEHHRDLMKRVTGCILSNVNTPSVTPVISQSLNQSTQPVYQNSNLTNKPTAVRILGKVGEGLSRICCVRPNLQRVTFVDENANLGTVMRYEEIELRILLLCGSDLLESFCIPGLWNESDMEVIVGDFGIVVVPRDGTDTEQIMNHSSLLRKYKNNILVVKDDSNHPMSIVSSTKSRLALQHGDGHVVDYLSQPVIDYVLKSQLYINTSG, from the exons AGCGAGCACGAGATTACCTGCACAAGAGCGGACGGTATATTGTTATTGGAGGAATCATCTCCCCTGTTCACGATTCATATGGAAAACAG GGCCTGGTCTCAAGTCGACATCGCCTTAACATGTGTCAGCTTGCAGTGCAGAACTCAGACTGGATCCG GGTTGACCCTTGGGAATGCTACCAAGATACCTGGCAGACAACATGTAGTGTTCTGGAGCATCACCGAGATCTGATGAAG AGAGTCACTGGCTGTATCCTCTCGAATGTGAACACACCTTCTGTCACACCAGTGATCAGCCAATCCCTCAACCAATCAACACAGCCCGTCTACCAGAACAGCAATCTCACCAACAAGCCCACTGCAG TGAGGATCCTCGGGAAAGTGGGAGAAGGACTGAGTCGTATATGCTGTGTCCGCCCCAACCTGCAGCGTGTTACTTTTGTGG ATGAAAATGCTAACCTTGGAACAGTGATGCGATACGAGGAGATAG AACTGCGTATCTTGCTCCTGTGTGGAAGCGATCTTCTTGAGTCGTTTTGTATACCAGGCCTATGGAACGAGTCTGAT ATGGAGGTGATTGTGGGAGATTTTGGAATTGTGGTTGTGCCAAGGGATGGAACGGACACTGAACAAATCATGAATCACTCGTCTTTGCTGCGTAAATATAAG AACAATATTCTGGTGGTTAAAGATGACAGTAACCATCCAATGTCTATCGTCAGCTCCACCAAAAGCAG GCTGGCTTTGCAGCATGGGGATGGACACGTGGTGGATTATTTGTCGCAGCCGGTCATTGATTACGTCTTGAAAAGCCAGCTCTATATTAACACATCGGGCTGA